In one Pseudomonas sp. 31-12 genomic region, the following are encoded:
- the kdpC gene encoding potassium-transporting ATPase subunit KdpC, giving the protein MSTMIRPALSLLVLMTLITGVAYPLVVTGVAQVAFPDQANGSLVRDADGKVRGSSLIAQDFVGDAWFHPRPSAGAFATVSSSASNLSPSNPALATRVIDDASKLLVPGQGPVPLAMLTTSGSGLDPHLPPAAIAYQLARVAAARNLPASTLQQLMDAHIEQPLVGPPVVNVLALNMALDNL; this is encoded by the coding sequence ATGTCCACAATGATACGTCCGGCCCTGAGCCTGCTCGTGCTGATGACCCTGATCACCGGCGTCGCTTACCCCTTGGTCGTCACCGGTGTTGCCCAGGTCGCGTTCCCGGATCAAGCCAATGGCAGTCTGGTGCGTGACGCCGACGGCAAGGTCCGTGGCTCGTCGCTGATTGCCCAGGATTTTGTTGGCGATGCCTGGTTCCACCCGCGGCCTTCCGCCGGTGCGTTTGCCACCGTATCGAGCAGCGCCAGCAACCTTTCACCAAGCAACCCGGCGCTCGCGACTCGCGTGATTGACGATGCCAGCAAACTGCTGGTGCCCGGTCAGGGGCCAGTGCCATTGGCCATGCTCACCACTTCTGGCAGCGGCCTCGATCCGCACTTGCCACCAGCGGCGATTGCCTATCAACTGGCGCGTGTTGCGGCAGCGCGTAATCTGCCGGCGTCTACGCTTCAGCAATTGATGGATGCGCATATCGAACAGCCGCTCGTTGGCCCGCCAGTGGTTAATGTGCTGGCGTTGAACATGGCGCTGGATAACCTGTAA
- the kdpB gene encoding potassium-transporting ATPase subunit KdpB produces MNMPVNKPAAVKATEQPKTAISALWRPALVQAFVKLDPRQLQRAPVMLVVELTAILTTVLCFIPDSTVPTFVAAQIALWLWFTVLFANFAEALAEGRGKARADSLKAGSEGLSARRKTSNGTFQVVPATSLRKGDVVRVEAGEMIPGDGEVIEGIAAVNEAAITGESAPVIRESGGDRSAVTGNTRLVSDWLLVKITANPGESTLDRMIALVEGAKRQKTPNEVALDILLIGLTLIFLLVVVTLQPFAHFANGSLPLVFLVALLVTLIPTTIGGLLSAIGIAGMDRLVRLNVIAKSGRAVEAAGDVHVLLLDKTGTITFGNRRCTAVYAAPGVTAKELAEGALFASLADDTAEGKSIVEYLRGIHPQPEPSADVLTAVPFSAETRLSGVDYQGRVYRKGAVDSLLAFVGLKRADLAPALSREIDKIAQSGGTPLLVCAEGKLLGVIHLKDVVKPGIRERFAELRKLGIRTVMVTGDNPLTAAAIAAEAGVDDVLAEATPEKKLARIRHEQNDGRLVAMCGDGANDAPALAQADVGMAMNDGTQAAREAANMVDLDSDPTKLLDVVQIGKELLVTRGALTTFSIANDVAKYFAILPALFASIYPQLGVLNVMHLASPQSAILSAIVFNALIIVVLIPLALRGVRVQAVSAAALLRRNLLIYGLGGLLVPFVGIKAIDMLLTALHLV; encoded by the coding sequence ATGAATATGCCTGTAAATAAACCGGCGGCCGTCAAGGCGACGGAACAGCCAAAAACCGCGATCTCGGCCCTGTGGCGCCCGGCGCTGGTGCAAGCTTTCGTCAAGCTCGACCCACGGCAATTGCAGCGTGCGCCAGTGATGCTGGTGGTCGAACTGACCGCGATCCTGACCACCGTGCTGTGCTTCATTCCCGACAGCACCGTGCCGACCTTCGTCGCTGCGCAAATCGCGCTGTGGTTGTGGTTCACCGTGCTCTTTGCCAACTTCGCCGAAGCCCTGGCCGAAGGTCGCGGCAAGGCCCGTGCCGACAGCCTCAAGGCCGGCAGCGAAGGCTTGAGCGCCCGCCGCAAAACCAGCAACGGTACCTTTCAAGTGGTGCCCGCCACCAGCCTGCGCAAGGGCGATGTGGTGCGTGTCGAAGCCGGGGAAATGATCCCCGGCGACGGCGAGGTCATCGAAGGTATTGCAGCCGTCAACGAAGCGGCGATCACCGGCGAATCCGCGCCAGTGATTCGTGAGTCCGGCGGCGACCGTTCGGCCGTCACTGGCAACACCCGCCTGGTCTCTGACTGGCTGTTGGTGAAGATCACCGCCAACCCGGGCGAATCGACACTGGACCGCATGATCGCCCTGGTCGAAGGCGCCAAACGCCAGAAAACCCCGAACGAAGTGGCGCTCGACATCCTGCTGATCGGCCTGACCCTGATCTTCCTGCTGGTGGTCGTCACCCTGCAACCGTTCGCCCACTTCGCCAACGGCAGCCTGCCGCTGGTGTTCCTGGTGGCGTTGTTGGTCACGCTGATTCCGACCACCATTGGCGGCTTGCTGTCCGCCATCGGTATCGCCGGGATGGACCGTCTGGTGCGTCTGAACGTCATTGCCAAATCCGGTCGCGCCGTGGAAGCGGCGGGGGACGTACACGTCCTGCTGCTGGACAAGACCGGCACCATCACTTTCGGTAACCGTCGCTGCACCGCTGTTTATGCAGCGCCTGGCGTGACCGCCAAGGAGCTGGCCGAAGGTGCGTTGTTCGCGTCGCTGGCCGATGACACCGCCGAAGGCAAGTCCATCGTCGAATACCTGCGTGGGATTCACCCGCAACCTGAGCCTTCCGCTGACGTGTTGACCGCTGTGCCGTTCAGCGCCGAAACCCGCTTGTCCGGTGTTGACTATCAAGGTCGCGTGTATCGCAAAGGCGCGGTCGATTCGCTGCTGGCGTTCGTCGGCCTGAAACGCGCCGATCTGGCCCCGGCCCTGTCCCGGGAAATCGACAAGATCGCCCAGAGCGGCGGCACACCCTTGCTGGTGTGTGCCGAGGGTAAATTGCTCGGCGTGATTCACCTCAAGGACGTGGTCAAGCCCGGCATCCGCGAGCGTTTCGCCGAGCTGCGCAAACTGGGGATCCGCACGGTCATGGTGACTGGCGACAATCCGCTGACCGCTGCGGCGATTGCCGCCGAAGCAGGCGTCGATGACGTGCTGGCCGAAGCCACGCCAGAGAAAAAGCTGGCGCGTATTCGCCACGAACAGAACGACGGCCGCCTGGTTGCCATGTGCGGCGACGGCGCCAACGACGCCCCGGCCCTGGCCCAGGCTGACGTCGGCATGGCGATGAACGATGGCACGCAAGCGGCGCGCGAGGCGGCGAACATGGTCGACCTCGACAGCGACCCGACCAAGTTGCTGGACGTGGTGCAGATCGGTAAGGAATTGCTGGTGACCCGTGGTGCGCTGACGACGTTTTCCATCGCCAACGACGTGGCCAAATACTTCGCGATCCTGCCGGCGTTGTTCGCCTCTATCTACCCGCAATTGGGTGTGCTGAACGTCATGCATCTGGCCAGTCCGCAGAGCGCGATTCTGTCGGCGATCGTGTTCAACGCCTTGATCATTGTGGTGCTGATTCCGCTGGCGCTGCGTGGGGTGCGGGTGCAGGCCGTGAGTGCGGCGGCGTTGCTACGCCGCAATCTGCTGATCTACGGACTGGGCGGATTACTGGTGCCGTTCGTGGGCATCAAGGCCATCGACATGCTGTTGACGGCGTTGCATCTGGTTTGA
- the kdpA gene encoding potassium-transporting ATPase subunit KdpA, whose amino-acid sequence MHSYDYWLILAFFAVVLIPAPFLGRFYYKVMEGQRTWLSPILGPVERGCYRVAGVDPQAEQSWQKYALALLAFNLAGFLLLFVILLFQAHLPLNPQNLPGLEWTQAFNTAVSFMTNTNWQSYSGEASLSYLSQMVGLTVQNFVSAATGLAVLVALCRGIGRKSTKTLGNFWVDMTRATLYGLLPLCLLLALYLVWQGVPQTFAQYVNAVTMQGVDQVIPLGPAASQIAIKQLGTNGGGFFGVNSAHPFENPTAWSNLFEVGSIILIPAALVFTFGHYVKDLRQSRAIIACMLALFLIGGATSLWAEYQPNPTLNNVAVEQTAPLEGKEARFGTTATVLWSVTTTAASNGSVNGMHDSLNPLSGMVALVNMMVGEVIFGGVGAGLYGMLLNVLIAVFLAGLMIGRTPEYLGKKLQAREVQLLVVTLLVMPLGVLVLGAIAASLPGPVAAVSNPGAHGFSQLLYAYTSAGANNGSAFGGFGANTAFHNLMLGLGMLIGRFGYILPVLALAGSLAMKKTAPIGQNSFPTHGPMFVVLLTVTILLVGGLTFLPALALGPIAEHLSMGF is encoded by the coding sequence ATGCACAGTTATGACTATTGGCTGATCCTGGCCTTCTTTGCCGTGGTGCTGATCCCGGCACCGTTCCTTGGGCGGTTTTACTACAAGGTCATGGAAGGCCAGCGCACCTGGCTTTCGCCGATCCTCGGACCGGTGGAACGTGGTTGTTATCGGGTGGCCGGCGTTGATCCGCAGGCCGAACAGAGCTGGCAGAAGTACGCCCTGGCCTTGCTCGCCTTCAACCTCGCGGGCTTTTTGCTGTTGTTCGTGATCCTGTTGTTCCAGGCGCACTTGCCACTCAACCCGCAAAACCTGCCGGGTCTGGAGTGGACCCAAGCGTTCAACACCGCCGTCAGTTTCATGACCAACACCAACTGGCAGTCTTACAGCGGTGAAGCGTCCCTGAGCTACCTGAGCCAGATGGTCGGCCTCACCGTGCAGAACTTCGTCAGCGCCGCCACCGGCCTGGCGGTATTGGTTGCGCTGTGTCGCGGTATCGGTCGCAAATCGACCAAGACCCTGGGCAACTTCTGGGTCGACATGACCCGCGCCACCCTCTACGGCCTGTTGCCGCTGTGCCTGCTGCTGGCGCTGTACCTGGTCTGGCAGGGTGTGCCGCAAACCTTCGCGCAGTACGTGAATGCCGTGACGATGCAAGGCGTCGATCAGGTGATCCCGCTCGGTCCGGCTGCCAGCCAGATTGCGATCAAACAACTGGGCACCAACGGCGGTGGCTTCTTCGGCGTCAACTCGGCGCACCCGTTCGAGAACCCGACGGCGTGGAGCAACTTGTTTGAAGTTGGCTCGATCATTCTGATCCCGGCCGCGCTGGTGTTCACCTTCGGCCACTACGTGAAAGACCTGCGTCAGAGTCGCGCGATCATCGCCTGCATGCTGGCGCTGTTCCTGATCGGCGGCGCGACCTCGTTGTGGGCTGAATACCAACCCAATCCGACCCTGAACAATGTCGCCGTCGAACAGACCGCACCGCTGGAAGGCAAGGAAGCGCGCTTCGGCACCACCGCCACCGTGCTGTGGTCGGTGACCACCACGGCGGCGTCCAATGGTTCGGTCAACGGCATGCACGACAGTCTCAACCCGCTCAGTGGCATGGTCGCATTGGTCAACATGATGGTTGGCGAAGTGATCTTCGGCGGCGTCGGTGCCGGGCTCTACGGCATGTTGCTTAACGTGTTGATCGCGGTGTTCCTAGCCGGCCTGATGATCGGCCGCACGCCGGAATACCTCGGCAAGAAACTGCAAGCCAGGGAAGTCCAGTTGCTGGTGGTGACCTTGCTGGTGATGCCGCTCGGCGTGCTGGTGCTTGGCGCGATTGCCGCGAGCCTGCCCGGTCCGGTAGCGGCGGTGAGCAACCCCGGTGCCCACGGTTTCAGCCAGTTGCTGTACGCCTACACCTCGGCCGGTGCCAACAACGGTTCGGCCTTCGGCGGCTTCGGTGCTAACACAGCGTTCCACAACCTGATGCTGGGACTGGGCATGTTGATCGGTCGCTTCGGTTACATCCTTCCGGTGTTGGCGTTGGCCGGCAGCCTTGCGATGAAGAAAACCGCACCAATCGGCCAGAACAGCTTTCCGACCCATGGTCCGATGTTCGTGGTCCTGCTGACCGTGACCATCTTGTTGGTGGGTGGTTTGACCTTCCTGCCGGCGTTGGCGCTGGGTCCTATCGCTGAACACCTGAGCATGGGCTTCTAA
- the kdpF gene encoding K(+)-transporting ATPase subunit F — MSVLDGVSLLLAVGLFIYLLVALLRADRN, encoded by the coding sequence ATGAGCGTTCTGGACGGGGTGTCACTGCTATTGGCAGTGGGGCTGTTCATTTATCTGTTGGTTGCGCTGTTGCGCGCGGACCGGAACTAG
- the eat gene encoding ethanolamine permease, with protein sequence MNTQLKPTLGTLHLWGIAVGLVISGEYFGWSYGWGVAGTLGFLVTSFMVATMYTCFIFSFTELTTAIPHAGGPFAYSRRAFGEKGGLIAGLATLIEFVFAPPAIALAIGAYLNVQFPALDPKHAAVGAYIVFMGLNILGVKLAATFELVVCVLAVAELLVFMGVVAPAFSFSNFALNGWAGSDVFGAPAIAGMFAAIPFAIWFFLAIEGAAMAAEEAKDPKRTIPKAYISGILTLVLLAMGVMFFAGGVGDWRTLSNINDPLPQAMKTVVGESSGWLHMLVWIGLFGLVASFHGIILGYSRQFFALARAGYLPASLAKLSRFQTPHRAIIAGGVIGIAAIYSDGLINLGGMTLTAAMITMAVFGAIVMYIMSMLSLFKLRKTEPNLERTFRAPCYPLVPMIALVLAVVCLVAMAWFNTLIGLIFVGFMAVGFVYFMLTAQLRADAPADAMLTGL encoded by the coding sequence ATGAACACACAACTCAAACCCACGCTGGGCACACTGCACCTGTGGGGCATTGCGGTCGGGCTGGTGATTTCCGGTGAGTATTTCGGCTGGAGTTACGGCTGGGGCGTGGCCGGGACACTCGGGTTCCTGGTGACCTCGTTCATGGTCGCCACGATGTACACCTGCTTTATCTTCAGTTTCACCGAGCTGACGACGGCGATTCCCCATGCCGGCGGCCCTTTTGCCTACAGCCGTCGCGCCTTTGGTGAGAAAGGCGGATTGATCGCCGGGCTGGCGACGCTGATCGAGTTCGTCTTCGCCCCGCCGGCGATTGCCTTGGCTATCGGTGCTTACCTGAATGTGCAATTCCCCGCCCTCGACCCGAAACACGCAGCGGTCGGCGCCTACATCGTGTTCATGGGCCTGAACATTCTCGGCGTGAAACTGGCCGCGACCTTCGAGTTGGTTGTCTGCGTATTGGCCGTGGCGGAACTTCTGGTGTTCATGGGCGTGGTCGCGCCGGCCTTCAGCTTCAGCAACTTTGCCCTGAATGGCTGGGCCGGCTCCGATGTGTTCGGGGCACCAGCGATTGCCGGGATGTTCGCGGCGATTCCATTCGCCATCTGGTTCTTTCTCGCCATCGAGGGCGCAGCGATGGCGGCCGAAGAAGCCAAGGACCCGAAACGTACGATCCCGAAGGCCTACATCAGCGGCATTCTGACCCTGGTATTGCTGGCCATGGGAGTGATGTTCTTCGCCGGCGGCGTCGGCGACTGGCGCACCCTGTCGAACATCAACGACCCGCTGCCACAGGCCATGAAAACCGTGGTCGGCGAAAGCTCGGGCTGGTTGCACATGCTGGTGTGGATCGGCCTGTTCGGCCTGGTGGCGAGTTTCCACGGAATCATCCTCGGCTACTCGCGGCAGTTCTTCGCCCTCGCCCGCGCCGGTTACCTGCCGGCCTCGCTGGCCAAACTGTCGCGCTTCCAGACCCCGCACCGGGCCATCATTGCCGGCGGTGTCATTGGTATCGCAGCGATCTACAGCGACGGCCTGATCAACCTCGGAGGCATGACGCTGACTGCGGCGATGATCACCATGGCGGTGTTCGGCGCAATCGTGATGTACATCATGAGCATGCTCAGCCTGTTCAAGCTGCGTAAGACCGAGCCGAACCTGGAGCGCACCTTCCGCGCACCGTGTTATCCGTTGGTGCCGATGATTGCGTTGGTGCTGGCGGTGGTGTGCCTGGTGGCGATGGCCTGGTTCAACACCTTGATCGGGTTGATCTTCGTTGGCTTTATGGCGGTGGGTTTCGTGTACTTCATGCTCACGGCGCAATTGCGTGCCGATGCGCCGGCAGACGCGATGTTGACCGGCCTGTAA